A part of Populus alba chromosome 8, ASM523922v2, whole genome shotgun sequence genomic DNA contains:
- the LOC118037716 gene encoding uncharacterized protein At4g28440-like — translation MAEESKSGLRKPVFTKVEQLRPGTFGHTLTVKVVSVKMVLQKGRADGPQVRQMRIAECLVGDETGLIIFTARNDQVDLMKEDTTVILRNAKIDMFKGSMRLAVDKWGRVEVTEPADFTVKEDNNLSLIEYELVNVVEE, via the exons ATGGCTGAAGAATCAAAATCGGGGTTGAGGAAGCCTGTATTCACCAAGGTTGAGCAGCTCCGCCCTGGCACTTTTGGCCACACTCTCACTGTCAAGGTTGTTAGTGTAAAGATGGTATTGCAGAAAGGGCGTGCTGATGGTCCTCAAGTACGCCAAATGAGAATTGCTGAATGTTTGGTTGGGGATGAGACTGGATTGATTATCTTTACTGCTAGAAATGATCAAG TGGACTTGATGAAAGAGGATACTACTGTGATCCTTCGCAATGCGAAAATCGACATGTTTAAAGGATCAATGAGGCTTGCTGTGGACAAGTGGGGCCGTGTTGAAGTCACTGAGCCTGCTGATTTCACTGTGAAGGAAGATAACAACCTGTCGCTGATTGAATACGAACTTGTCAACGTTGTTGAAGAATGA